The following are encoded together in the Terriglobia bacterium genome:
- a CDS encoding aminomethyl transferase family protein — protein MSNENLESLIQRSGNPVDMLRNSQIGAYVYPVVPNEYSNWRDEQRAWRESAVLFDQSHHMVNVYIEGPDALKMISHLAFNPFAKFPVDRAKHFAPCSYDGFIIGDGILFHLAPNQLEYVGRAPAANWIEFHAATGGYNVKATRDERSPGNPGGKPVIRSQYRFQVQGPNADQILNKLNGSQIPEIKFFNMGYIKIKGREVRALRHGMAGAPGLELWGPYEEREEIRAAIVEAGKDFGMLQVGNRAYATNTLESGWIPSPLPAVYTGAKMKAYREWLPTSSYEATGSIGGSFHSSNIEDYYMTPYALGYGSFVKFDHDYIGKEAIEKQSKQQHRKKVTFAWNKEDVVKVISSMFDDGPVYKYIDLPLSNYTSASYDKIVGKGGKTVGFSMFAGYSYNERSMLSLGVVDPDIEIGSEVTLYWGEENGGSKKTTVERHRQAEIRAVVSSVPYSKVVRDTYAEGWRTSGKL, from the coding sequence ATGAGCAACGAAAATTTAGAAAGCCTGATCCAGCGCTCTGGAAACCCGGTCGATATGCTCCGGAACTCGCAAATCGGAGCTTATGTATATCCCGTGGTTCCCAACGAGTATTCGAATTGGCGCGATGAGCAGCGTGCGTGGCGAGAAAGCGCAGTACTGTTTGACCAGTCGCACCACATGGTCAATGTTTATATCGAGGGACCCGATGCGCTCAAAATGATTTCGCATCTGGCATTCAACCCGTTCGCCAAATTCCCGGTCGACCGTGCGAAGCATTTCGCCCCCTGCAGTTATGACGGGTTCATCATCGGCGACGGCATTCTCTTCCATCTGGCGCCCAACCAACTGGAGTATGTAGGGCGCGCGCCCGCCGCGAACTGGATCGAATTCCATGCCGCCACCGGCGGCTACAACGTCAAGGCCACGCGTGACGAACGGTCGCCGGGTAACCCCGGAGGCAAGCCCGTCATCCGCAGCCAGTACCGGTTCCAGGTTCAGGGGCCAAATGCCGATCAGATCCTGAACAAACTGAACGGCTCGCAGATTCCGGAAATCAAGTTCTTCAACATGGGCTACATCAAGATCAAGGGCCGCGAAGTGCGCGCGCTGCGTCACGGTATGGCGGGCGCTCCCGGTCTGGAACTGTGGGGACCCTACGAAGAGCGCGAGGAAATCCGTGCCGCCATCGTGGAAGCCGGCAAAGACTTCGGCATGCTGCAGGTCGGCAACCGCGCCTACGCGACGAACACTCTGGAATCGGGATGGATTCCGTCTCCGCTTCCGGCCGTTTATACGGGCGCGAAGATGAAAGCCTATCGCGAATGGCTGCCGACGAGCAGCTACGAAGCGACCGGTTCCATCGGCGGCAGCTTCCACTCCAGCAACATTGAAGACTACTACATGACGCCGTACGCGCTCGGCTACGGTTCATTCGTGAAGTTCGATCACGATTACATCGGGAAAGAAGCCATCGAAAAACAGTCGAAGCAGCAGCATCGCAAGAAGGTCACCTTCGCCTGGAACAAAGAGGACGTCGTGAAGGTCATTTCCTCGATGTTCGATGACGGCCCGGTCTACAAGTACATCGACCTTCCGCTCTCGAACTATACGTCGGCTTCCTACGACAAGATCGTGGGCAAGGGCGGCAAGACCGTCGGATTCTCGATGTTTGCCGGCTATAGCTACAACGAACGCTCGATGCTGTCGCTCGGCGTGGTCGATCCGGATATCGAGATCGGCAGCGAAGTCACGCTCTACTGGGGTGAAGAGAACGGCGGTTCGAAGAAAACCACCGTCGAACGCCACCGCCAGGCCGAGATTCGCGCGGTCGTCAGCTCCGTTCCGTATTCGAAAGTCGTCCGCGATACTTACGCGGAGGGCTGGCGTACATCGGGCAAGCTGTAA
- a CDS encoding DsrE family protein, whose product MAEDVAKAISDKGARFDVCAIAMKNQQVEKSQLLPNVQVVPDGIGEIVAKQHAGWGYIKVGH is encoded by the coding sequence ATGGCGGAGGATGTTGCGAAGGCCATCAGCGATAAGGGCGCCAGGTTCGACGTGTGCGCGATCGCGATGAAGAACCAGCAGGTCGAGAAGAGCCAGTTGCTGCCGAATGTCCAGGTTGTTCCGGATGGCATCGGTGAGATCGTCGCGAAACAGCACGCAGGCTGGGGCTACATCAAGGTAGGGCATTAG
- a CDS encoding ABC transporter permease, whose amino-acid sequence MTNIFRRVKAVLSRHRLEQDLQDELNSHLKMDAQERLERGDTPQEAHMNARHALGSTLRTAENVREAWGTAGIDRLMQDLRYAFRQMKRSPPFTLAAILTLGLGIGANTAIFSVVNAILLRPLPYKHSERLVRIVENIPAAESFSGAAERTTDMSPDSFQDWRSKTTTLSGMAMERQISKTLVARDAVRLSGLQVSPALFGMFEVQPALGRVFAPDEEKPGLDRVVILSFGTWQRVFGGDPQILGKTVALDNAPYTVVGIMPREFAYPDSQTEFWLPLSLPVPGLLGLPVVARLKDGVSLTTAAEEAAAIGRYMRGESSADPQPSGPPRIQLMTLKEELVGRIRPALVVFVIAVSFVLLIACVNVANLFLARAAARNREIAIRMALGAGRWRVLRQLLTESCVLALAGGIAGVGLAIAGTRFFVALGQGLARTDLVRFDLIGNAIPRLNEVAIDASTLLFTLLLTVITGILFGLIPAFQIGRATSITRMDLQFGTTAVPMRVVRTAMLVGQISLTMVLLIGAGLLIKSFMTLANTSLGYDPSNVLTFKIPQPALDYPQGEKAQKQQNAFAEEVARRLQLLPGTQAAAFTNNLPMVQGCFTWGGFGLGDATCKTGRMAVVSRDYFRAMGMRLIAGRGFAEQDRGNPQAVFLLNRAAVKAHFQGVNPVGKTVADSQGFLHGEIVGVVDDTRQAGPDTEPMPQLFMDPEHFQAVYGEGYYFVVRTTKDPAAILPSIRSIVHDLDPKAVVDNVATMDQVISNSITTPRSYAALLGTFAAAALALATIGLYGLLSFFVKERTQEIGIRVAIGAQTADVIGLVLKHGLGMSIAGLAIGLAGSAILMQYLQTMLFGVAALDPVTFTAVSGLFLLVAFLASYLPARAAATIDPLKALRYE is encoded by the coding sequence ATGACGAATATATTCCGGCGTGTCAAAGCAGTTCTCTCTCGCCATCGGCTCGAGCAAGACCTTCAAGACGAGCTCAACAGCCACCTCAAAATGGATGCGCAAGAGCGTCTGGAACGCGGGGATACGCCGCAGGAAGCACATATGAATGCGCGACATGCCCTCGGCAGCACTCTTCGCACTGCGGAGAACGTTCGTGAAGCATGGGGCACCGCCGGCATCGATCGCTTGATGCAGGACTTGAGGTACGCGTTCCGCCAGATGAAACGGAGCCCTCCATTTACCTTGGCTGCGATACTGACGCTTGGCCTGGGGATCGGCGCGAACACCGCGATATTCAGTGTCGTGAATGCCATTCTTCTTCGTCCGTTGCCCTACAAACACTCGGAACGGCTGGTTCGGATTGTTGAAAACATTCCTGCCGCCGAATCCTTCAGCGGGGCGGCTGAGCGAACGACGGACATGAGTCCAGATTCGTTCCAGGACTGGCGGTCGAAGACGACAACGCTATCCGGAATGGCAATGGAACGGCAGATCTCAAAGACGTTGGTGGCCCGCGATGCCGTCCGATTGTCCGGCCTGCAGGTTTCCCCGGCTTTGTTCGGCATGTTTGAAGTGCAGCCCGCGTTGGGCCGCGTTTTCGCGCCCGATGAAGAGAAGCCCGGCCTGGATAGGGTTGTGATCCTGAGTTTCGGAACCTGGCAAAGAGTTTTCGGAGGCGATCCGCAGATCCTCGGCAAAACGGTGGCGCTGGATAATGCGCCATATACCGTTGTGGGAATCATGCCGCGGGAATTTGCTTATCCCGATTCCCAGACGGAATTCTGGTTGCCGTTATCGTTGCCTGTTCCCGGGCTGCTGGGGCTTCCTGTGGTGGCGCGCCTGAAAGACGGCGTCTCTTTAACAACCGCCGCAGAGGAAGCGGCTGCCATAGGGCGATATATGCGCGGCGAGTCTTCAGCCGATCCGCAACCTTCAGGTCCGCCCCGCATCCAGCTCATGACCTTAAAGGAGGAACTTGTCGGCCGAATTCGTCCTGCGCTGGTTGTATTCGTGATTGCCGTAAGCTTTGTTTTGCTTATCGCCTGTGTCAACGTCGCCAATCTTTTCCTGGCTCGAGCCGCGGCCAGAAATCGGGAAATCGCGATTCGCATGGCCCTGGGCGCCGGCCGCTGGCGCGTGTTGCGCCAGCTTTTGACGGAAAGTTGTGTTCTGGCATTAGCAGGCGGCATCGCCGGTGTGGGATTGGCGATCGCCGGAACGCGGTTTTTTGTGGCGCTCGGTCAGGGGCTTGCGCGAACGGATCTGGTGCGTTTCGATTTGATCGGCAACGCCATTCCCAGGCTCAATGAAGTCGCCATCGACGCCTCCACGCTGTTGTTTACTCTGTTGCTCACGGTAATCACAGGAATTCTTTTCGGTCTTATTCCAGCATTCCAGATTGGCCGGGCCACCTCCATTACCCGGATGGATCTGCAATTCGGAACGACGGCAGTGCCCATGCGCGTCGTCCGTACTGCAATGCTTGTGGGTCAAATCAGCCTGACCATGGTTCTATTAATCGGCGCGGGACTCCTGATCAAAAGCTTTATGACACTCGCGAATACGAGCCTCGGATACGATCCATCCAATGTACTCACGTTCAAGATCCCTCAACCGGCGCTGGACTATCCTCAAGGTGAAAAAGCGCAAAAACAGCAAAACGCATTTGCGGAGGAAGTTGCGAGGCGGCTTCAATTACTGCCAGGAACACAAGCCGCGGCATTCACCAATAATTTACCGATGGTACAGGGATGCTTCACCTGGGGCGGATTCGGATTGGGGGACGCAACGTGCAAGACGGGGCGTATGGCTGTCGTCAGCCGCGATTATTTTCGCGCGATGGGGATGCGTTTGATCGCCGGGCGCGGGTTTGCCGAGCAAGATCGGGGCAATCCACAGGCGGTTTTTCTGCTCAACCGGGCAGCAGTTAAGGCACACTTTCAGGGCGTGAATCCAGTCGGCAAGACGGTCGCCGACAGCCAAGGCTTTCTTCATGGAGAAATCGTCGGTGTCGTCGACGATACCCGCCAGGCTGGTCCGGACACTGAACCCATGCCGCAACTCTTCATGGATCCCGAACATTTTCAGGCGGTTTATGGCGAAGGATATTATTTTGTTGTTCGCACAACGAAAGATCCGGCGGCCATCCTTCCATCGATCCGCAGCATCGTTCACGATCTCGATCCGAAAGCCGTTGTCGACAACGTCGCGACGATGGACCAGGTTATCTCCAACTCCATCACCACGCCGCGATCTTATGCTGCGCTGCTTGGCACCTTCGCCGCGGCAGCGCTCGCACTTGCAACGATCGGACTGTACGGTCTTCTGTCCTTTTTCGTTAAAGAACGGACGCAGGAGATCGGTATTCGCGTAGCGATCGGAGCGCAAACCGCAGATGTGATTGGGCTCGTCTTGAAGCATGGGCTCGGCATGAGTATCGCCGGGCTGGCGATCGGATTGGCAGGCTCAGCAATTCTGATGCAGTATCTGCAGACGATGTTGTTTGGGGTCGCGGCGCTCGATCCCGTCACCTTCACGGCGGTCTCGGGATTATTTTTGCTGGTGGCGTTTCTTGCGTCCTATCTACCGGCTCGTGCGGCGGCAACCATCGATCCTCTCAAGGCTTTACGTTACGAGTAG
- a CDS encoding PadR family transcriptional regulator, with amino-acid sequence MSIKERNERLQLLQGTLDMLILQTLQWGPQHGLGISQVIGNKSEDLIKVEAGTLYPALHRLEQQGWVASEWKVSDKNQRAKYYRLTRAGKKQLIAEQSKWKQLLKAIRLVMRPSGKQEGA; translated from the coding sequence ATGTCCATCAAAGAACGCAACGAACGATTACAGCTGCTTCAGGGCACACTCGACATGCTTATTCTGCAGACGCTTCAATGGGGGCCTCAGCATGGGTTGGGCATCAGTCAGGTCATCGGGAACAAGTCCGAGGATCTCATCAAAGTTGAAGCAGGAACGCTCTACCCTGCCCTGCACCGTCTGGAGCAGCAGGGATGGGTGGCTTCGGAGTGGAAAGTCTCCGACAAGAACCAACGCGCTAAGTATTACCGGCTGACACGCGCAGGCAAAAAGCAGCTGATTGCGGAACAATCCAAATGGAAGCAACTGCTTAAAGCGATCCGGCTGGTCATGCGGCCCTCAGGCAAACAGGAGGGTGCATGA
- a CDS encoding DUF6152 family protein: MGLLILGLSSTVALAHHSFAAQYDRSKPATLNGPVTKVDWINPHARFFIDSKDASGKVVNWEVELSAPAMLLRRGWTRNSLKIGEVITVNGSLAKDGSNLLNATTVTLSDGKKVFAGSSGGDSDSPNP; encoded by the coding sequence TTGGGCCTGCTCATACTCGGCCTTTCTTCGACCGTCGCGCTGGCGCACCATTCGTTCGCCGCGCAGTACGACCGCAGCAAACCGGCAACTCTCAATGGACCGGTTACGAAGGTCGACTGGATCAATCCACACGCGCGCTTTTTCATCGATTCGAAGGACGCTTCGGGCAAGGTCGTGAATTGGGAAGTGGAACTCTCGGCCCCCGCCATGCTCCTCCGGCGGGGCTGGACGCGAAACTCGCTGAAGATCGGCGAAGTCATCACTGTCAACGGATCGCTTGCCAAAGACGGCTCGAATCTTTTGAACGCAACCACCGTCACGCTCAGCGACGGCAAGAAAGTGTTCGCGGGATCTTCGGGTGGTGACAGCGATAGTCCGAATCCCTAA
- a CDS encoding arylamine N-acetyltransferase: protein MTIDLAFYFERIGYSGAASPVLQTLRDLHLRHTETIPFENLNPFLGWPVRLDAASLEQKLIHDRRGGYCYEQNLFFKHALETVGFRVTGLAARVVWNTPEDVVLPRTHMLMQVDMEDGPHIADVGFGGLTLTAPLRLQPGIEQSTPHGSFRLESAGGEFVLQAKLGTQWKPLYRFALQEQLLPDYEMANYYVSCHPKSRFVNALIAARPARDRRYALLNNEFAIHYLNGETERRVLTTVSELRGVLQDEMRLELPATPEVDAALQKLV from the coding sequence ATGACGATCGATCTCGCATTTTACTTCGAACGGATCGGCTATTCGGGCGCGGCATCTCCTGTCCTGCAAACTCTCCGCGATCTTCACCTGCGCCACACCGAAACGATCCCATTCGAGAATCTGAATCCGTTTCTTGGCTGGCCGGTCCGCCTCGATGCCGCCTCGCTCGAACAGAAGCTCATCCACGACCGGCGGGGCGGATACTGTTACGAACAGAATCTATTCTTCAAACACGCTCTCGAAACCGTCGGGTTTCGTGTGACAGGACTCGCCGCGCGAGTGGTCTGGAACACGCCCGAAGATGTCGTTCTTCCGCGGACGCACATGCTCATGCAGGTAGATATGGAAGACGGCCCACACATCGCAGATGTCGGATTCGGCGGCTTGACGCTTACGGCGCCGCTGCGCCTGCAACCCGGCATTGAACAATCCACTCCGCATGGATCTTTCCGCCTCGAGAGCGCTGGCGGAGAATTCGTCTTACAGGCAAAACTCGGAACTCAGTGGAAGCCGCTTTACCGGTTCGCGCTTCAGGAGCAGCTGCTGCCGGATTACGAGATGGCCAATTACTACGTTTCCTGCCATCCGAAGTCCCGGTTTGTAAATGCATTAATCGCCGCCAGACCCGCGCGCGACCGCCGCTATGCCCTCCTCAACAACGAATTTGCGATCCACTATTTGAATGGGGAGACCGAGCGGCGTGTACTCACAACGGTTTCAGAGCTCCGCGGCGTTCTGCAGGATGAGATGCGGCTGGAATTGCCGGCCACGCCGGAGGTCGACGCAGCTTTACAGAAACTGGTCTGA